The following is a genomic window from Marinobacter salsuginis.
CACGGGTCAGGTTTCCTTCGGCGCTGGCCAGGTTCTTCATACGATCCCGAATTTCATCCAGCGGGCGGGTCACCGAGCGCACCAGCAGCACCAGGGCCACAATGGCCAGGACAACCACACCGATACCCACAAGGCTCTGGCGAGTGGCGGTGGCGGCAACTTCGTCCGACAACAGGCCAGTAATTTCCGAAACGCTTGCCAGCGCGGCATCCCGGGGCAACTCGATCAGCAGCGACCACTCGGCATCCGGCAACCGGATCTCCACGGGATAGGCCACGGCCAGGGTCTGACCGTCATCAAAGGTGCCCTCACCCTGGTGCAGCCCTGCGAAGGTGCTGCCGTGATCGGGCACGGCTTCCTGCAGAGGCCGGCCAAGGTGCGACTCATAATGGCTGGAGGCCGCGATAAGACCCTGCTCACTGATCAGCGTGACCCTGGACTGGCCTCCAAACAGCTCCTGGCTGACACCGGCAATGGTTTTTTGCAGGGTCGAAAGATTGATATCGACACCCACCACACCGGCGAATGTTCCGTCATCCAGAATCGGAACCACCAGACTGGTCATCAGCTCGGAATAGCCCTCACTGATTTCATATTCGTAGGGCTCCATAATGCAGGGCGCTTTGGTATCCCGCGAACAGAGATACCACTCAGCTTCCCTGATCCCGAATTCGTTGAGGTTATCCAGATACTTGGTGGAGGGGTCCTCTGTGCGTCTGAACTGGACCTGCCCGTCCGGCTCCCGGTAGTAGTATATCTCCAGGGTGCCCTCGTCGCTGCTGTGCTCTTCAACACCACCGGTGAAATAGCGATCCTGGCCATCGTAGCCATCCGGTTCGAACTGGGCGTAGATCGAGCTCAGGCTTTTCTGCTCCTCCAGAACCGCGCCAACGGTCTCCTGAAGGGCTGACCGGCTGATACGCCCGGAGCTGTCGGCCTGAATATTACGGATGATGACGTTGCGAACGACTTCCGGCGTGCGAAAAGCGGTCGCAAACTGGCCACTGACCAGCTCACCATATTTGCCGGCGGTTGCGCCTAGCTGATCCATCACAATACCCTGCACCGTATCCTGGGTTTCTGCCGTCAGTCTTTCTTCCATGTCGCCGAGGGATAACTGGGCCGTGACTACAATGCTAATGCCCATAATCAGGAGCAGTGACACAACGAGGGCATAGAGCTTGAAGCGCAGCGATAACTGTTTCATGGTAAGGCCGGACCTGCGGAATGTTGGAGG
Proteins encoded in this region:
- a CDS encoding methyl-accepting chemotaxis protein; translated protein: MKQLSLRFKLYALVVSLLLIMGISIVVTAQLSLGDMEERLTAETQDTVQGIVMDQLGATAGKYGELVSGQFATAFRTPEVVRNVIIRNIQADSSGRISRSALQETVGAVLEEQKSLSSIYAQFEPDGYDGQDRYFTGGVEEHSSDEGTLEIYYYREPDGQVQFRRTEDPSTKYLDNLNEFGIREAEWYLCSRDTKAPCIMEPYEYEISEGYSELMTSLVVPILDDGTFAGVVGVDINLSTLQKTIAGVSQELFGGQSRVTLISEQGLIAASSHYESHLGRPLQEAVPDHGSTFAGLHQGEGTFDDGQTLAVAYPVEIRLPDAEWSLLIELPRDAALASVSEITGLLSDEVAATATRQSLVGIGVVVLAIVALVLLVRSVTRPLDEIRDRMKNLASAEGNLTRELEIDTHAELIELAGGFNAFLARLREMINDLKDVNVKVREQARDVGSIAVETDEQTGRQHQDIDSVVTAMNEMSAAAGEVAGFAGEAADNARMAQDGIRFTQDTLSSAVNGVSAVANDMGEASTAIGQVANRSEDINRILDVIRGIAEQTNLLALNAAIEAARAGEQGRGFAVVADEVRTLASRTRESTDEISTMIDGLKQDVNGAVSVIQSGVDRATSAVDGTQEAAHSLATVVDRIGTIVEHVTQVATAAEEQSSVSEEINRNLTQIGDAANDLRELAGRVKGSGQALDHEVQVLERELSRLRT